The following coding sequences are from one Benincasa hispida cultivar B227 unplaced genomic scaffold, ASM972705v1 Contig504, whole genome shotgun sequence window:
- the LOC120069556 gene encoding uncharacterized protein LOC120069556, with product MARDRPRKQPVSTSDATSKTTERDQGESSHPQSEDGTDEQMMRRFARCLAENLGEVTVDPKKWFSIERLKALGASTFEGTMNPADAEAWFVMVEKCFRVMWCPEDRKVALATFLLQKRAEDWWRVFKDRRRGMEEVTWEEFGKAFHEKFYPQTFRDAKRNEFLKLVQGSLTVAEYEQKYTELRKYASCIIMDETERSRRFKEGLRGEIRTHVTASMDRQDFPKLVEMALRVEASLESLAISEPAWERGRSQKYSLGVLDRKINKTNSGKQKLDGIKSGKKPIVWEMWDVSPKGSA from the exons ATGGCACGTGACAGACCACGCAAGCAACCAGTAAGTACTTCAGATGCTACCTCAAAAACAACGGAAAGAGACCAAGGCGAATCAAGCCATCCACAGTCGGAGGATGGAACTGATGAGCAAATGATGAGAAGATTTGCTCGGTGCCTAGCCGAAAACCTAGGAGAGGTTACAGTAGACCCCAAAAAGTGGTTTAGTATTGAAAGGTTGAAGGCCTTAGGAGCCTCAACTTTTGAAGGAACCATGAACCCAGCTGATGCTGAAGCTTGGTTCGTGATGGTAGAGAAATGCTTCAGGGTAATGTGGTGCCCTGAAGATAGAAAAGTAGCCCTAGCCACTTTCCTACTCCAAAAAAGGGCGGAGGATTGGTGGCGAGTGTTTAAAGATAGAAGAAGAGGAATGGAAGAAGTAACCTGGGAGGAATTTGGAAAAGCCTTCCATGAGAAATTCTATCCTCAAACATTTCGCGATGCAAAGCGAAATGAATTTCTGAAACTCGTACAAGGCTCACTAACAGTAGCCGAGTATGAACAGAAATACACTGAGCTTAGAAAATATGCCTCCTGTATAATTATGGATGAGACGGAGAGGAGTAGAAGATTCAAGGAAGGGCTACGGGGTGAAATCCGGACACACGTAACTGCCAGCATGGATAGGCAGGATTTTCCAAAATTGGTGGAAATGGCATTACGTGTGGAAGCTAGCTTGGAATCGCTAGCAATTTCAGAACCTGCGTGGGAGAGAGGAAGAAGCCAAAAATACTCCTTAGGAGTCCtagatagaaaaataaataagaccAACTCTGGAAAGCAGAAG CTAGATGGGATCAAGTCAGGAAAGAAACCCATCGTGTGGGAGATGTGGGATGTATCACCCAAGGGGAGTGCTTAA